Proteins co-encoded in one Quercus robur chromosome 8, dhQueRobu3.1, whole genome shotgun sequence genomic window:
- the LOC126695015 gene encoding probable ubiquitin-conjugating enzyme E2 25 isoform X3 — protein sequence MEPEVIEIPPPIFRTPKFLKQKQVILHDVIDIDKEGDSADVMFIDEKVHTSKKGKEIKDVADGYGHHQAKEDFANYIFGAGVEMFGSVNGVESSEMHNLINLDGHSSDLSYDDNNEYADFFPDDIYDVDEYAILQAHFDSMDIPPGIEAPVPWLPDFAQHEKQPVTGSSSHYTESQMHLDVVGPHSIDPSLPSWSEKPVHINKNLTSASGSSMDSVVHPHSKVGQNKKKSSASHHRGNSLNLPLGKESSKSRWFLDPFKSKKKPFASSSSPNCSYVKKLDAMKLPSGAEPSFWGHYTPENVKKQVSSSTYYPTNPVHADAFKYPAGVHTDAFKYPAGVHADAFMYPAGGHTDPFKYPAGLEPPTPLWTPPLTNHPGYYFPFHGLHAPPEDVEEFPWVPDSAQNQNNAAAEGSSTFSIEAISGKDKDEILRRFQLFKQFDTVEDYSDHHYTGYGSTTKQPSRTWAKKIQEEWKILEKDLPDTIFVRVYESRMDLLRAVIVGAEGTPYHDGLFFFDVFFPCGYPNVPPNVYYHSGGLRLNPNLYNCGKVCLSLLNTWSGNKNEKWIPGVSTMLQVLVSIQGLILNTKPYFNEPGYAHMSGSESGEMRSQQYNEDTFVLSLRTMMYTMRRPPKHFEDFVMGHFRNRARDILVACKAYMEGAQVGSLVKGGVQDVDVGDRSCSKRFKESLAGYVDMLVKAFTQIGAEGCEIFQSPGMNGNKRFCGMPKAAT from the exons ATGGAGCCCGAAGTAATCGAAATCCCTCCCCCGATTTTCCGAACTCCCAAATTCCTCAAACAAAAACAG GTCATTCTGCACGATGTGATTGATATAGACAAAGAGGGGGATTCTGCTGATGTAATGTTTATTGATGAAAAAGTTCACACAAGtaaaaaagggaaggaaataaAAGATGTGGCTGATGGTTATGGTCATCATCAAGCTAAG gaAGATTTTGCTAATTATATTTTTGGTGCTGGTGTGGAAATGTTTGGATCAGTGAATGGGGTTGAGTCTTCTGAGATGCATAATTTAATCAACCTTGATGGTCATAGTTCTGATCTATCTTATGATGATAATAATGAGTATGCTGATTTTTTTCCCGATGATATCTATGATGTTGATGAGTATGCCATTTTGCAAGCCCATTTTGATAGCATGGATATTCCTCCTGGAATAGAGGCACCAGTTCCTTGGTTGCCAGATTTTGCACAACATGAGAAACAGCCAGTTACTGGAAGTAGTTCACACTATACGGAGTCACAAATGCACTTGGATGTTGTTGGTCCCCATAGCATAGACCCGTCTCTGCCTTCGTGGTCTGAAAAGCCTGTTCACATCAACAAGAATCTAACTTCGGCCAGTGGTTCAAGTATGGATTCTGTCGTTCACCCTCATTCCAAAgttggccaaaataaaaagaaatcatcTGCTTCACACCATAGAGGGAATTCTTTGAATCTCCCACTTGGGAAAGAATCATCTAAATCGCGGTGGTTTTTGGATCCTTTCAAAAGTAAGAAGAAGCCATTTGCTTCAAGTAGTTCACCCAATTGTAGTTATGTAAAGAAATTGGATGCAATGAAGCTCCCTTCTGGGGCTGAGCCATCCTTTTGGGGACATTATACTCCTGAGAATGTAAAGAAGCAAGTTAGTAGTAGTACATATTATCCAACTAACCCAGTGCATGCAGATGCATTTAAGTATCCAGCTGGGGTGCATACAGACGCATTTAAGTACCCTGCTGGGGTGCATGCGGATGCATTTATGTATCCTGCTGGGGGCCATACAGATCCATTTAAGTATCCTGCTGGATTAGAACCACCCACACCCTTGTGGACGCCACCTTTGACTAACCATCCAGGTTATTATTTTCCATTTCATGGTTTACACGCTCCTCCTGAAGATGTGGAAGAGTTCCCCTGGGTTCCGGATTCCgcccaaaatcaaaataatgcAGCTGCTGAAGGTAGTTCAACATTCTCGATTGAGGCAATCTCTGGCAAGGACAAAGATGAAATTTTGAGGAGGTTCCAACTTTTTAAACAATTTGATACCGTGGAAGACTATTCGGACCATCACTATACTGGCTATGGTTCTACCACAAAGCAG CCATCAAGGACTTGGGCAAAGAAAATTCAGGAGGAGTGGAAGATCCTGGAGAAGGATCTACCTG ataCAATATTCGTTAGAGTTTATGAATCAAGGATGGATCTTTTGAGGGCTGTCATCGTTGGAGCAGAGGGTACTCCCTATCATGATGGTCTCTTCTTCTTTGATGTTTTCTTCCCCTGTGGTTATCCTAATGTACCACCG AATGTCTACTACCACTCTGGTGGCCTTCGACTCAATCCTAATCTGTACAATTGTGGGAAAGTATGCCTGAGTCTACTTAATACCTGGTCTGGTAACAAGAATGAGAAGTGGATCCCAGGTGTATCGACCATGCTTCAGGTTCTTGTCTCCATACAAGGGTTGATCTTGAATACAAAGCCCTATTTCAACGAGCCTGGATATGCACATATGAGTGGCTCAGAGTCTGGTGAAATGAGGTCCCAACAATACAATGAGGATACATTTGTTCTCTCACTAAGAACAATGATGTACACAATGAGGAGGCCACCAAAG CATTTTGAGGACTTTGTTATGGGGCATTTCCGAAACCGTGCCCGAGATATTCTGGTTGCATGCAAAGCATATATGGAAGGTGCTCAAGTAGGATCTCTGGTCAAAGGTGGGGTGCAGGATGTTGATGTGGGTGACAGGAGCTGCTCAAAGCGGTTTAAGGAGTCTTTGGCAGGCTATGTGGATATGCTTGTCAAGGCATTTACTCAAATTGGAGCTGAGGGCTGTGAGATATTCCAGTCTCCTGGAATGAACGGGAACAAGCGTTTCTGTGGTATGCCTAAGGCTGCAACATGA